In Crassostrea angulata isolate pt1a10 chromosome 6, ASM2561291v2, whole genome shotgun sequence, a genomic segment contains:
- the LOC128186795 gene encoding eukaryotic translation initiation factor 4 gamma 1-like isoform X3, with the protein MMFNSYQWKKLNEGGPEDVPQQYYQQPLIKQPFNIPPPQAQGQSTGYPHDLNKQSQVPPRLSAQSAGLVQPTMYQQQNMRPQGSMPFFRQPAPAGSVITSNQYQQQMAQAPNSQYTQPGMAATYQLMAAPGQNFPIMLQPSLNMQNMQPPRMPNSQYPNMGNSNQQNVHYQMAQPPTSQTYYNNPQMMYNPQANRPPSNPPLQPEKRVKKTIMIQDPNTGKDLTNEILHTRESKEGASHTSTPPSGQGSGSRGTPDTTAAPPQVTQNSNIAAQFAAQVAATLRSEARSAELAAAGHPENSEEPQVDSSTLASEVSDIPTENDLTASVSEHVDSASLKDASNEHLAEAKSSSLSLSNSVSDSNEEESSKEPKDLSVEKSEASVPITGNEPPLLSTSTAEPSTEATPSSEVQASSSEELKKESVSQSAPEREEKKEVVQQKEKASSEDVSRDVKPEPATDVPHKETADVKKNKKKAKDFNKKDMSGTDMDAFVDSSPSESESRTSVEEPKETAVPVQAEVPKVEIKIEDENKVVQEENEKNQEKNKEANESSEADKSTPELKYKYKEDQWSPLNPEGKRLYDRDFLLSVQYSSESTQKPAGLPDLPEIILDKPHSSQSNRSSFSSFNPDPGRSSFDFTPGFVRGGPSRGPSMTKRDSSQRNRGGGATPRKVISIGSITQDVTLHKAESAWKPGRKQEQAEVDDDTKKTEELYKRVRSVLNKLTPQKFQTLVKQVSEMDITTEERLKGVTDLIFEKAISEPGFSVAYASMCRYLAMIKVASTSKQGEYVNFRAILLTRCQKEFEKDKDSEKEMEERRKVIAETTDPKKREELCEELEFSETKARRRSLGNIRFIGELFNLKMLTENIMHDCLFKLLRAKDEESLECLCRLLSTIGKELDTDKARPRMDQYFNQMDKVVQEKKTSSRVRFMLQDVIDLRKCKWIPRRDESNPKTIDQIHKEAQKEEQERQIFLQQATAQQKAQGGRGGGARGSRGPPGSGMGASDGWNTVGKPNIRVERQSIDPSRLKITKQNLDESNIQLGPGGGTNRFSGWQRGSTGGGARNSVEQEKSNAPSNRFSALSKPEDDSRGRFGTSPARGDSRGRGSGGFGRPQSRGITPRSSMEQEKERALAAVRDVVGGQTTPRQGQSRESSRGREPHRVEIEKSSKTAPPTAKELTDEEMEKKTKTILDEYLHLQDIKEAILCVEELKSPSVMHTFVSSAVNYVLERSNIARNQTGLLLHDLVIKNVLSVPVYIQGLTEVIQYAEDMEIDIPKIWQYFGELIGPMVQDGSVPLNFLRKAAEPLKENNKAGLLVAEVLHAASHREGHKKVGSLWRQSSLQWEDFMPAGDVKKFIVDKKVEFTAGDDSQPSTPTVSISMEAIQDKLHHLLIKEKTDNEVIFDWIEESVDDPTMKSNKFIRALMTSVCESAITGSGSSARVLPEVIKNRGDLLQKYLDHRAESELQALYALQALVHKLEHPQGVLRTLFDTLYDEDIISEDGFNQWEKSKDPNEQEGKGVAMKQVVQFFTWLREAEDDVSDS; encoded by the exons ATGATGTTCAACAGTTATCAATGGAAGAAATTAAATGAAG GAGGTCCAGAAGACGTCCCACAGCAATACTACCAACAGCCTTTGATTAAACAG CCGTTTAATATACCACCACCACAGGCTCAAGGGCAGAGCACAGGGTACCCTCATGATCTAAACAAACAGTCCCAAGTGCCCCCTAGACTCTCAGCACAAAGTGCTGGGCTGGTACAACCAACAATGTATCAGCAACAGAACATGAGACCTCAGGGTTCCATG CCTTTTTTCAGACAACCCGCTCCAGCAGGGAGTGTGATAACTAGCAACCAATATCAACAGCAGATGGCTCAGGCACCAAATTCACAATATACACAGCCTGGCATGGCAGCCACCTATCAGCTGATGGCGGCTCCTGGGCAAAATTTCCCAATTATGTTGCAACCAtcactg AATATGCAGAACATGCAGCCACCTAGAATGCCTAATTCCCAGTACCCAAATATGGGTAACAGTAATCAACAAAATGTGCATTACCAAATGGCACAGCCCCCCACTTCTCAGACATACTACAACAATCCACAAATGATGTATAATCCCCAGGCAAATCGCCCACCATCCAATCCACCTTTACAGCCTGAGAAGAGAGTGAAGAAAACAATAATGATTCAAGATCCTAACACAGGCAAAGACCTCACAAATGAAATTCTTCATACAAGAGAGTCAAAAGAAGGAGCATCGCATACATCCACTCCACCAAGTGGTCAGGGCTCAGGGTCAAGAGGAACTCCAGATACG ACTGCTGCTCCTCCTCAAGTGACTCAAAATAGTAACATTGCAGCTCAGTTTGCTGCTCAAGTTGCTGCCACATTGCGATCAGAAGCAAGATCAGCAGAGCTAGCTGCTGCTGGTCACCCAGAAAATTCAGAGGAGCCACAAGTGGACTCGTCAACCTTAGCTAGTGAAGTGTCGGATATCCCTACTGAGAATGATCTGACAGCTTCTGTTTCTGAACATGTGGACAGTGCATCATTAAAAGATGCTTCAAATGAACATTTAGCTGAAGCTAAAAGTAGTTCCCTAAGTCTTTCAAACAGTGTGTCGGACTCTAATGAAGAAGAGAGCTCTAAAGAGCCCAAGGACTTGTCTGTAGAGAAAAGTGAGGCATCCGTTCCCATCACAGGAAATGAGCCTCCGTTATTATCTACCTCTACAGCAGAGCCATCTACAGAGGCAACCCCAAGTAGTGAAGTGCAGGCCTCATCATCTGAGGAATTAAAGAAGGAAAGTGTCTCTCAGTCAGCTCCAGAGCGAGAGGAGAAAAAGGAGGTGGTTCAGCAAAAAGAGAAAGCCAGCTCAGAAGATGTCTCAAGAGATGTCAAACCAGAACCAGCCACTGATGTTCCACATAAAGAAACAGCTG ATGtgaagaaaaacaagaagaagGCCAAAGATTTTAACAAGAAAGACATGTCAGGAACTGATATGGATGCTTTTGTGGATAGCTCG CCTTCAGAATCTGAATCAAGAACTAGTGTGGAAGAACCAAAAGAGACAGCAGTACCTGTTCAAGCAGAAGTGCCAAAAGTAGAAATTAAGATAGAGGATGAAAATAAAGTGGTCCAGGAAGAAAATGAGAAAAACCAGGAGAAAAACAAAGAGGCAAATGAATCCTCTGAAGCTGATAAGTCAACCCCAGAActcaaatacaaatacaaagaaG ACCAGTGGAGTCCTCTAAATCCAGAGGGCAAGCGCCTTTATGACAGGGATTTTCTTCTTAGTGTTCAGTATTCCTCAGAATCCACCCAAAAACCTGCAGGCCTACCTGACCTTCCAGAAATCATTCTtgataag ccCCACAGCTCACAATCAAATAGGTCATCCTTTTCAAGTTTCAACCCAGATCCTGGACGGTCGTCATTTGATTTTACCCCAGGATTTGTGCGAGGAGGACCCTCTAGA GGTCCATCCATGACTAAAAGAGATAGCAGTCAGAGAAACAGAGGAGGTGGAGCCACCCCAAGAAAGGTCATCTCTATTGGTTCCATCACACAGGATGTTACCCTCCACAAAGCAGAGTCTGCATGGAAGCCTGGAAGAAAGCAGGAGCAGGCAGAGGTTGATGATGATACCAAAAAAACAGAG GAGTTGTACAAGAGAGTGCGCAGTGTTCTCAACAAACTTACGCCACAGAAATTCCAAACTCTGGTGAAGCAGGTTTCTGAAATGGATATTACCACTGAAGAAAGACTAAAAGGTGTTACTGATCTGATATTTGAGAAG GCTATTAGTGAACCTGGTTTCAGTGTTGCATATGCCAGTATGTGCCGTTATTTAGCTATG ATTAAAGTAGCTTCCACTTCCAAACAAGGAGAGTATGTAAATTTTCGTGCAATATTGTTGACAAGATGTCAGAAAGAGTTTGAAAAAGACAAGGATTCTGAGAAAGAGATGGAGGAAAGGAGGAAAGTCATTGCCGAAACCACG gatccTAAGAAACGTGAAGAATTATGTGAGGAATTGGAATTCTCTGAGACAAAGGCAAGAAGGCGGTCATTGGGAAATATCAG GTTTATTGGAGAGTTATTCAACCTGAAGATGTTGACGGAAAATATCATGCATGACTGCTTGTTCAAACTTCTGAGAGCTAAGGATGAAGAAAGCTTAGAATGTTTGTGCAGGCTTCTCTCAACCATTGGAAAAGAATTGGACACAGATAAAGCCAGG CCGAGAATGGACCAGTATTTTAATCAGATGGATAAGGTAGTACAAGAGAAGAAGACGTCTTCGAGAGTGAGATTCATGTTACAAGATGTCATTGATCTCAGAAAG TGTAAATGGATTCCAAGGAGAGATGAAAGCAATCCCAAGACAATTGATCAGATCCACAAAGAAGCCCAGAAAGAAGAGCAAGAAAGGCAGATATTCTTACAACAAGCAACCGCTCAGCAAAAAGCCCAAGGAGGAAGAGGGGGTGGAGCTAGAG gATCAAGGGGGCCACCTGGATCTGGAATGGGTGCTAGTGATGGATGGAACACTGTTGGCAAACCTAATATACGAGTGGAGAGACAGTCCATTGACCCTTCAAGGCTTAAAATCACTAAG cAAAACTTGGATGAGTCCAATATTCAGCTAGGTCCTGGTGGGGGCACAAACCGATTCTCTGGCTGGCAAAGAGGAAGCACTGGAGGAGGAGCACGAAACTCCGTGGAACAAGAAAAATCCAACGCACCAAGCAACAG GTTCTCTGCACTTAGTAAACCAGAGGATGACAGTAGGGGTAGATTTGGCACTAGTCCAGCACGTGGTGATAGCCGTGGCCGAGGCTCTGGTGGATTTGGTCGCCCACAAAGTCGAGGTATCACTCCCAGGTCTTCCATGGAGCAAGAGAAGGAACGAGCCCTTGCAGCTGTCAG GGATGTTGTTGGTGGTCAAACCACACCACGTCAAGGCCAGAGCAGAGAGAGCAGTAGAGGGCGAGAACCTCACAGAGTGGAGATTGAAAAGAGTAGCAAAACAGCTCCACCCACTGCCAAAGAGCTTACTGATGAAGAGATGGAAAAGAAAACCAAAACTATTTTGGATGAATATCTACATTTACAAGATATCAAG GAGGCCATTCTCTGTGTTGAGGAGCTGAAATCCCCATCTGTGATGCACACCTTTGTTAGTTCAGCAGTGAACTATGTCTTGGAGAGATCCAACATAGCAAGGAACCAGACTGGCCTTTTATTGCATGATCTAGTCATAAAGAATGTTTTATCTGTCCCAGTGTATATTCAAGG TCTTACTGAAGTTATTCAGTATGCTGAAGACATGGAAATTGACATTCCAAAAATCTGGCAGTACTTCGGTGAGCTGATCGGTCCAATGGTTCAAGATGGAAGTGTTCCTCTAAACTTCCTTCGCAAGGCCGCCGAACCTctgaaagaaaacaacaaagCTGGACTTTTAGTTGCTGAGGTTTTGCATGCTGCTAGTCATAGAGAG GGCCACAAAAAAGTTGGATCTCTGTGGAGACAATCTAGTCTACAATGGGAAGACTTTATGCCTGCTGGTGATGTGAAGAAATTCATTGTTGACAAA AAAGTTGAGTTTACTGCTGGAGATGACAGTCAACCAAGCACCCCCACAGTCTCCATATCTATGGAAGCTATTCAGGACAAACTGCACCACCTCCTCATCAAGGAAAAAACTGATAATGAAGTGATCTTTGACTGGATTGAG GAGAGTGTTGATGATCCAACTATGAAGAGCAACAAGTTTATCCGTGCTTTGATGACATCGGTTTGTGAAAGTGCAATAACTG GCTCTGGAAGCAGTGCACGTGTGTTGCCTGAAGTTATCAAGAACAGAGGAGATTTGCTGCAGAAATACTTGGACCACCGAGCAGAATCAGAATTGCAGGCACTTTATGCATTACAAGCCCTGGTGCACAAGTTGGAGCATCCACAAG GAGTATTGCGCACACTGTTTGATACACTGTATGATGAAGACATTATTTCTGAGGATGGATTTAATCAGTGGGAGAAAAGCAAAGACCCTAATGAACAAGAAGGAAAAGGTGTAGCAATGAAACAAGTTGTACAGTTCTTCACCTGGCTTCGTGAAGCTGAGGATGATGTCAGTGACAGCTGA